Proteins encoded within one genomic window of Cucumis sativus cultivar 9930 chromosome 3, Cucumber_9930_V3, whole genome shotgun sequence:
- the LOC101207074 gene encoding uncharacterized protein LOC101207074 isoform X1 has translation MELHRTSSLPDKRDDSSVMVEKDVAESVSSLPKDVQTNRGGENVVKAEPTQRVDMAGEINMEASMSADDVLRAGGFGARDEIGSFLPVASDSTDFEATILNARDYEGPQGEISRPGLGWKEATKTE, from the exons ATGGAACTTCACCGGACCTCTTCACTTCCAG ATAAGAGAGATGATTCTTCTGTGATGGTTGAGAAAGACGTTGCGGAATCAGTTTCAAGCTTACCGAAAGATGTGCAAACTAACAGAGGTGGGGAGAATGTTGTGAAGGCTGAACCTACGCAACGGGTTGATATGGCTGGGGAAATTAATATGGAGGCTTCCATGTCGGCTGATGATGTTCTACGGGCTGGAGGGTTTGGTGCGAGGGATGAAATTGGTAGTTTTCTTCCTGTTGCAAGTGATTCTACTGACTTTGAGGCTACAATTCTCAATGCTCGAGACTATGAAGGGCCGCAGGGGGAAATTTCTAGACCAGGTCTTGGGTGGAAAGAAGCTACAAAAACTGAGTAG
- the LOC101217258 gene encoding probable inactive purple acid phosphatase 16, with translation MITQKYFFNGKLITLLSISFTYIIITCPIVPVTGSILRFRSGSPSFNIALFADLHFGEDAWTDWGPLQDANSSRLISTVLSHENPDLVVYLGDVITANNLPTSNASLFWDQAISPTKAKGIPWATVFGNHDDAPFSWPIDWFSSTGIPPRRCREDVTSCSGSKEDEECEFRGTQRLELMKKERENSKLSQSRNGPKNLWPSVSNYYIQITPSSQQDLEPPPVIMNLYFLDSGGGSYPQVISSAQVEWLRQTTQQLNPHFRVPEIVFWHIPSGAYEDVAPLSNHSIQKPCVGSINMEKVAAQQADFGIMSLLEQRPSVKAVFVGHNHGLDWCCPHKTKNKLWLCFARHSGYGGYGNWPRGARIIQITHQPFSLKSWIRMEDGQLHSEIILTQ, from the exons ATGATCACACAAAAGTACTTCTTCAATGGAAAACTGATCACACTACTCTCCATCTCCTTCACCTACATAATAATTACTTGCCCGATCGTCCCGGTCACAGGCAGCATTCTCCGGTTCCGGTCGGGCTCTCCGAGCTTCAACATCGCTCTCTTTGCAGACCTGCATTTTGGGGAGGATGCTTGGACTGATTGGGGTCCTCTTCAAGATGCCAATTCCTCTCGTCTCATTTCCACTGTCCTCTCCCATGAGAACCCAG atTTGGTTGTATATCTTGGAGATGTGATAACAGCAAACAACTTACCAACATCAAATGCAAGTTTGTTCTGGGATCAGGCAATCTCTCCAACAAAAGCCAAAGGCATTCCATGGGCCACTGTGTTTGGAAATCACGACGACGCGCCGTTTTCATGGCCGATTGACTGGTTTTCTTCCACCGGAATTCCTCCACGACGTTGTCGGGAGGATGTTACATCATGTTCAG gatcaaaagaagatgaagaatgtGAATTTAGAGGTACACAACGTTTGGAGTTgatgaaaaaagagagagagaatagcAAGTTATCACAATCTAGAAATGGTCCAAAGAATCTATGGCCAAGTGTATCCAACTATTACATTCAAATCACTCCATCATCACAACAAGATTTAGAACCACCACCCGTTATAATGAATTTGTATTTCTTAGACTCTGGGGGTGGTTCTTATCCACAAGTCATTTCCAGTGCTCAAGTAGAATGGCTTCGCCAAACAACACAACAACTCAATCCTCATTTTAG GGTACCAGAGATTGTATTTTGGCACATACCAAGTGGAGCATATGAGGATGTAGCTCCTTTATCTAATCATTCCATACAGAAGCCTTGCGTTGGTTCAATTAACATGGAGAAAGTTGCTGCTCAACAAGCTGATTTTGGTATCATGAGTCTACTTGAGCAAAGACCTTCTGTCAAg GCAGTGTTTGTAGGACATAACCATGGATTAGATTGGTGCTGCCCTCACAAGaccaaaaataaactttggCTATGCTTTGCAAGACATAGTGGGTATGGTGGCTATGGCAACTGGCCAAGAGGAGCTAGGATCATCCAAATCACACACCAACCATTCTCTCTCAAATCTTGGATTAGGATGGAGGATGGTCAATTGCATAGTGAAATCATCTTGACTCAATAG
- the LOC101217722 gene encoding cytokinin dehydrogenase 9, with protein MGSPFSNFLNHKNFLLFKISMILFINWAIYRPNLCFTKCFGEPTDDPAIQSSSKVLSSLETINLDGYFSFKNNQEAAKDFGNRYNMLPLAVLHPHSVHDISITLKHIFQMGSGTELTVAARGHGHSLQGQAQALRGIVINMESLKEPAMQVHSGNLSWVDVHGGELWINILHETLKYGLTPKSWTDYLHLSVGGTLSNAGISGQAFRHGPQISNVHQLEVVTGRGEVVTCSEQENSDLFYSVLGGLGQFGIITRARISLELAPKMVKWIRTLYSDFAIFSKDQEHLISSKYSFDYIEGFVLINRTGILNNWRSSFDPKDPVQASQFVTDRTTLYCLEMAMYFNSEEKETMNKRVEKLLLQLSYIPATLFLSEVPYEEFLDRVHISEKKLRAKGLWEVPHPWLNLMIPRSSIHDFAAEVFGKILSDSTSGPILIYPVNKSKWNNKTSLITPDEEIFYLVGFLFSTLPTSTGKESLEYILAQNQIILDYCARALPGCKQYLPHYRSQDEWQAHFGSKWRVLKERKSAYDPLSILAPGQRVFQKATSVQHLISKTKHKKGILEEENAKMI; from the exons atGGGGTCACCATTTTCCAACTTCCTCAACCACAAAAATTTCTTACTCTTCAAAATTTCCATGATCCTATTCATAAACTGGGCAATTTATAGACCTAATCTTTGTTTCACCAAGTGTTTCGGGGAGCCAACCGATGACCCTGCTATACAGTCTTCTTCCAAAGTGCTTTCATCCTTGGAAACAATAAACCTAGATGGATACTTTAGctttaaaaacaatcaagaAGCAGCTAAAGATTTTGGCAATAGATATAACATGCTACCCTTAGCAGTTTTACATCCACATTCCGTTCATGACATTTCAATTACATTAAagcatatttttcaaatgggTTCAGGAACAGAACTTACAGTTGCTGCAAGGGGCCACGGCCATTCTCTTCAAGGTCAGGCACAAGCCTTGCGAGGCATAGTTATCAACATGGAGTCCCTGAAGGAACCAGCCATGCAGGTTCACAGTGGGAATCTTTCATGGGTGGATGTCCACGGAGGGGAGCTGTGGATAAATATCTTGCATGAAACACTTAAATATGGCTTAACACCAAAATCTTGGACTGACTACCTTCATCTTTCTGTGGGTGGTACTCTATCAAATGCTGGTATTAGTGGGCAAGCTTTTAGACATGGACCTCAAATCAGTAACGTTCACCAGTTAGAAGTTGTCACAG GAAGGGGAGAAGTAGTTACCTGTTCAGAGCAAGAGAATTCAGACTTGTTTTACAGTGTACTTGGAGGCCTTGGTCAGTTCGGCATCATCACAAGGGCGAGGATATCTCTAGAATTAGCACCAAAAATG GTAAAGTGGATAAGAACCTTGTATTCAGACTTTGCCATATTCTCCAAGGACCAGGAGCATCTGATATCCTCCAAATATTCCTTTGATTATATCGAAGGTTTTGTTCTAATAAATAGAACTGGTATTCTCAACAATTGGAGATCTTCCTTTGATCCCAAAGATCCAGTTCAAGCGAGCCAATTCGTCACAGATAGGACAACTCTGTATTGTCTAGAAATGGCCATGTACTTCAACTCTGAAGAGAAAGAAACTATGAACAAG AGAGTCGAGAAGTTGCTATTGCAATTGAGCTACATTCCAGCCACTCTCTTTCTGTCGGAAGTTCCTTACGAGGAGTTCCTGGATAGAGTGCACATATCTGAGAAAAAACTCAGGGCAAAAGGATTGTGGGAGGTTCCTCATCCTTGGCTGAATTTAATGATCCCAAGAAGCAGCATACATGATTTTGCAGCAGAGGTGTTTGGCAAAATTCTTTCAGATTCTACCAGTGGTCCCATACTAATCTACCCAGTCAACAAATCCAA GTGGAACAATAAAACATCATTGATCACACCAGACGAAGAAATTTTCTACCTAGTGGGTTTCTTATTTTCTACACTGCCAACTTCAACCGGAAAAGAGAGCTTAGAATACATTTTAGcccaaaaccaaataattttggaCTACTGTGCCAGGGCCCTTCCAGGATGTAAGCAATATCTGCCTCATTATCGCTCCCAAGACGAATGGCAAGCTCATTTTGGCTCCAAATGGCGGGTACTGAAGGAGAGGAAATCTGCCTATGACCCATTATCAATCCTTGCACCAGGACAAAGAGTCTTCCAGAAAGCCACTTCTGTACAACATCTTATatccaaaacaaaacacaaaaaaggCATCCTAGAGGAAGAGAATGCTAAAATGATCTAA
- the LOC101217488 gene encoding protein IQ-DOMAIN 14: MAKTMCWLGWVKRFFSSDHPKTKSEKKSRKWRWVTERFKTKKCPVIAPPPQRTLVEATDERRRQALSVAAATAAAAEAAVAAANAAAEVVRLTVTSGSYCPFSKRDRISAAIKIQSYFRGYLAKKALRALKGIVKLQAIVRGRAVRRRIEAVLKRPLIIEERRNSKMLKKRNLIPEKGCNSCGKKVFIQPKEEFEEDELKLDLSNLRNWDGSSMSKKGIEALQLRKQEAIIKRERMLKYSFSHREGRNIQMADESPRRSLRPSVHINLVSDHQEMYGKKIGNYVNMSSGYSFPRRSFCHLKQNSSIGGGDDNSPSMATSCSSFFPTYMAVTESAKAKTRSISTPRQRLPFLNDVSFWSSYDGDFVRSISNHV; the protein is encoded by the exons ATGGCAAAGACAATGTGTTGGCTTGGTTGGGTCAAGAGGTTTTTTAGTTCTGATCATCCCAAAACTAAATCTGAAAAG AAATCTAGAAAGTGGAGATGGGTTACTGAAAGATTCAAGACAAAGAAATGTCCAGTGATTGCACCACCACCACAAAGAACATTGGTTGAAGCAACAGATGAAAGGAGGAGGCAAGCTTTGAGTGTTGCTGCTGCCACAGCAGCTGCTGCCGAGGCTGCTGTTGCTGCTGCTAATGCTGCGGCTGAGGTTGTCCGCCTTACAGTCACTTCAGGCTCCTACTGTCCGTTTTCGAAGAGAGATCGAATCTCGGCTGCCATTAAGATTCAAAGTTATTTCAGGGGATATCtt GCAAAGAAGGCATTGAGAGCGCTAAAGGGAATAGTGAAACTACAAGCAATAGTTCGCGGTCGAGCTGTGAGACGTCGAATAGAAGCTGTTTTGAAGCGACCGTTGATAATCGAGGAAAGAAGGAATTcaaaaatgttaaagaaaagaaacctGATTCCAGAGAAAGGTTGCAACAGTTGTGGGAAGAAGGTGTTCATCCAACCAAAGGAGGAGTTTGAGGAAGATGAGTTAAAG CTTGATTTGAGTAATCTGAGAAACTGGGATGGCAGCAGTATGTCTAAAAAGGGCATTGAAGCTTTGCAGTTGAGAAAACAAGAGGCAATAATCAAAAGGGAAAGAATGttgaaatattcattttcacatAGA GAAGGAAGAAACATCCAAATGGCAGATGAAAGTCCCAGAAGAAGTTTAAGGCCAAGTGTGCACATAAATTTAGTGAGTGATCATCAAGAAATGTATgggaaaaaaattggaaactaTGTGAATATGAGCTCAGGATATTCATTCCCCAGAAGATCCTTCTgccatttaaaacaaaactcatcAATTGGTGGTGGAGATGACAATAGTCCTTCCATGGCAACAAGCTGttcctctttttttccaaCATATATGGCTGTCACAGAGTCAGCTAAGGCTAAGACAAGATCAATCAGTACTCCTAGGCAAAGGCTTCCATTTCTTAATGATGTCTCTTTTTGGTCATCATATGATGGAGATTTTGTTAGGAGTATCTCTAACCATGTTTGA
- the LOC101207316 gene encoding hydroxymethylglutaryl-CoA lyase, mitochondrial — translation MQAAKLSAKFTRQSFSWRHAYNLSMETPTPFLVSPSATDVGVSSIRTPGIQREFYNCSQQDGRDAVLSRENKGGLSQYLCRIPPFVKIVEVGPRDGLQNEKHIVPTAVKVDLIKMLVSSGLPVVEATSFVSPKWVPQLADAKEVMEGIRNVEGARFPVLTPNLKGFEAAVAAGAKEVAIFASASESFSKSNINCSIEESLHRYRQVADAARKHSLPVRGYVSCVVGCPIEGMVPASNVAYVAKELYSMGCSEISLGDTIGVGTPGTVIPMLESVANVVPTENLAVHFHDTYGQALSNILVSLQMGIGTVDSSVSGLGGCPYAKGASGNVATEDVVYMLNGIGAKTNVDLGKLMLAGDFICKQLGRPSASKVAIALRKVASNTNKCTATASKL, via the exons ATGCAAGCTGCAAAGCTCTCTGCTAAATTCACTCGACAATCTTTTTCTTGGCGTCATGCTTATAATCTCTCCATGGAAACTCCCACCCCATTTCTTGTTTCACCTTCCGCCACAGATGTAGGCGTCAGCTCCATCAGAACCCCTGGCATACAACGAGAATTTTATAATTGCAG TCAACAAGATGGAAGAGATGCAGTCCTTTCGAGAGAAAATAAGGGGGGATTGTCCCAG TATTTATGCCGTATTCCGCCATTTGTGAAGATTGTTGAAGTTGGTCCAAGAGATGgactacaaaatgaaaagcacATTGTACCTACTGCTGTTAAGGTTGATTTAATAAAGATGCTAGTCTCTTCTGGCTTGCCTGTTGTTGAAGCCACGAGTTTTGTTTCTCCAAAATGGGTACCGCAG TTAGCAGATGCAAAGGAAGTCATGGAGGGAATTCGAAATGTTGAAGGTGCTCGATTTCCTGTGTTGACCCCAAATCTTAAA GGTTTTGAAGCAGCTGTAGCAGCTGGAGCAAAGGAAGTAGCCATCTTTGCTTCAGCGTCTGAATCCTTCTCGAAGTCAAATATCAATTGCAGCATAGAAGAAAGTCTTCATCGCTACCGCCAAGTTGCTGATGCGGCAAGAAAGCACTCACTTCCAGTTCGTGG ATATGTATCATGTGTTGTGGGCTGTCCCATTGAAGGAATGGTGCCGGCATCAAATGTAGCATACGTTGCTAAGGAGCTTTACAGTATGGGATGCTCAGAGATTTCCCTTGGTGATACAATTGGTGTTGGTACTCCAG GAACTGTGATTCCAATGCTTGAATCTGTAGCTAATGTTGTTCCAACTGAAAATCTTGCTGTTCATTTCCATGATACTTACGGGCAAGCTCTGTCCAATATTTTAGTCTCACTCCAG ATGGGGATTGGCACGGTGGATTCTTCGGTTTCGGGTCTTGGGGGTTGTCCATATGCCAAGGGTGCTTCTGGAAACGTTGCAACTGAAGATGTTGTGTATATGCTGAATGGAATTGGGGCGAAAACCAATGTAGATCTTGGAAAGCTCATGTTGGCTGGAGATTTCATCTGCAAGCAGTTGGGGCGTCCTTCAGCTTCAAAAGTAGCAATTGCATTGCGGAAAGTTGCCTCCAACACCAATAAATGCACAGCCACTGCATCCAAGTTATGA
- the LOC101207074 gene encoding uncharacterized protein LOC101207074 isoform X2, with protein sequence MMWEGTDKRDDSSVMVEKDVAESVSSLPKDVQTNRGGENVVKAEPTQRVDMAGEINMEASMSADDVLRAGGFGARDEIGSFLPVASDSTDFEATILNARDYEGPQGEISRPGLGWKEATKTE encoded by the exons ATGATGTGGGAAGGAACTG ATAAGAGAGATGATTCTTCTGTGATGGTTGAGAAAGACGTTGCGGAATCAGTTTCAAGCTTACCGAAAGATGTGCAAACTAACAGAGGTGGGGAGAATGTTGTGAAGGCTGAACCTACGCAACGGGTTGATATGGCTGGGGAAATTAATATGGAGGCTTCCATGTCGGCTGATGATGTTCTACGGGCTGGAGGGTTTGGTGCGAGGGATGAAATTGGTAGTTTTCTTCCTGTTGCAAGTGATTCTACTGACTTTGAGGCTACAATTCTCAATGCTCGAGACTATGAAGGGCCGCAGGGGGAAATTTCTAGACCAGGTCTTGGGTGGAAAGAAGCTACAAAAACTGAGTAG
- the LOC101206837 gene encoding UDP-URONIC ACID TRANSPORTER 1: MASNKQTFFILSLVIFWYSSNIGVLLLNKFLLSNYGFRFPIFLTMCHMSACAILSYFSIVVFKIVPIQMLKSRSQFFKIATLGLVFCASVVGGNVSLRYLAVSFNQAVGATTPFFTALFAYLMTLKREAWVTYAALIPVVAGVVIASGGEPGFHLFGFIMCISATAARAFKSVLQGILLSSEGEKLNSMNLLLYMSPIAVLALLPVALVMEPNVWDVTLALGRDHKFMWLLLLLNSVMAYSANLLNFLVTKHTSALTLQVLGNAKGAVAVVISILLFRNPVTVIGIGGYTITVLGVVAYGEAKRRYR, from the exons ATGGCCTCCAATAAGCAAACCTTTTTCATATTGTCCCTTGTAATTTTTTGGTATTCATCCAACATTGGTGTTCTTCTTTTGAACAAGTTTTTGCTCTCCAACTATGGCTTCAGATTCCCAATCTTCCTCACAATGTGTCATATGTCCGCCTGTGCCATTCTCAGCTACTTCTCCATTGTTGTTTTCAAGATTGTGCCTATCCAGATGCTCAAGTCGAGGTCCCAATTCTTTAAAATCGCTACGCTTGGCTTGGTTTTTTGTGCCTCTGTCGTCGGTGGCAATGTTTCCCTTCGGTATCTTGCTGTCTCCTTCAACCAAGCGGTCGGTGCGACGACGCCGTTTTTCACCGCTCTCTTTGCTTATTTGATGACGCTTAAGAGGGAGGCTTGGGTCACTTACGCTGCTCTTATCCCTGTTGTTGCTGGGGTTGTCATCGCCAGTGGG GGTGAGCCGGGTTTTCACTTGTTTGGATTTATTATGTGCATAAGTGCGACTGCTGCAAGGGCGTTCAAGTCTGTTCTTCAGGGTATCTTATTGTCTTCTGAAGG GGAAAAGTTGAACTCAATGAATTTGCTGCTGTATATGTCCCCAATTGCAGTTCTAGCCTTGTTACCTGTAGCACTTGTTATGGAACCAAATGTTTGGGATGTTACCTTAGCACTTGGGAGGGACCATAAATTCATGTGGCTTCTTCTATTATTGAATTCAGTCATGGCTTATTCAGCAAACCTGTTGAATTTTTTGGTTACTAAACACACCAGTGCTCTGACACTCCAA GTGTTGGGGAATGCAAAAGGAGCAGTCGCCGTTGTTATCTCTATTCTTCTGTTTAGAAACCCCGTCACAGTCATCGGTATTGGTGGTTACACGATAACAGTCCTCGGAGTTGTTGCTTATGGAGAAGCGAAGCGGAGGTATAGATAA